A region of the Zymomonas mobilis subsp. mobilis ATCC 10988 genome:
TGTTCTTTGCTACTTTGGGCGTTATCGCCTCTTCAATTGAAAGAATAGCTATCGAAGTCCGCCATCTGCAACGGACAGAAGTTCTGGAAGCTGAAGAATATTTTGCCCCAGGGCAAAAAGGTTCTTCCGCCATGCCGCATAAACGGAATCCGGTATTGACCGAAAATTTAACCGGTCTTTCTCGTCTGGTTCGTGGCTATGTCACTCCAGCCTTAGAAGATGTTGCCTTGTGGCATGAACGCGATATCTCGCATTCATCGGTTGAGCGTATGATTGGCCCCGATGCTACTGTTACATTGGACTTTGCTTTGGCACGCTTAACCAATGTTATGGATAAATTATTGGTTTATCCTGAACGGATGCAGCGAAATCTCGATCGGATGGGCGGACTCATTCATTCACAGCGTGTTTTGCTAGCCCTTACCCAAGCCGGCATTAGCCGCGAAGTAGCATATCGTCTGGTTCAGCGTAACGCTATGAAAGTCTGGGAATCGGATGGCACTATCTCATTGCTTGAACTGCTGAAGGCAGATCCAGAGGTTACGTTAAGCGATGAAAAGCTAGAAGCTCTGTTTGATCTTGGTTACCACCTCAAACATGTCGACACCATTTTTGAGCGGGTTTTTAAAGACTAAAACTGGCTAGATACCAAGAAAAAAGGCTGTCTAAAAGACAGCCTTTTTTTTGTTCTTGCCGGAAATAGCTTTCTAAGAAAGCTTTCCAAAAGACGATATTTCTTAAGGCATTATTCGCCTGTTAAAATTGTTTTCAACTTGGAAAAGAAGCCGGATGATTTCGGGCATTCTTCTCCGGTTTCAGTCTCACGGAATTGTTCTAATAATTCGCGTTGCTTTGCCGTCAGACGGGTCGGCGTTTCGACGTCGATCTGAATAATCAAATCACCACGGCCACGGCCATTTAAGACTGGCATACCTGCACCGCGCCGTTTCAGTTGTTTACCAGACTGAATACCCGCAGGGATAGAAATCTCATATTGCTCGCCATCGAGGCTTGGAACATGAATGCTTCCACCCAAGGCCGCCTTGGTAAAAGAAATCGGCACATGGGCAAACAGGTTGTAACTTTCGCGTTGGAAAACCTGATGCGGCGTTACGTGAATGAAAATGTACAGATCGCCCGCTGGGCCGCCATGTACACCAGCCTCGCCTTCACCCGATAAGCGGATGCGCGTGCCATCATCAACACCTGCCGGAATATTGACGGAAAGGGTCTTATGCTTTTCACAGCGCCCTTCCCCATGACATTCGGGGCATGGATCACTGATAACTTCGCCTTTGCCCTGACAAACCGGACAGCTCTGCTCAACAACAAAGAAACCTTGCTGCACTCGAATCCGGCCTGAGCCATGACAAGTGTCGCAGGTTTTACGTCCAGAACCTGCCTTAGCACCAGATCCATGACAAGCATCACAGACAGAGGCAACATCAATTTCGATATCGACTGTCTTGCCCTTAAAGGCTTCTTCTAAACTGATCTTAAGGTCATAGCGCAGATCGGCACCGCGCTGAACAGAAGAGCGCGCCTGACCGCGGCCTCCCATAAACTCGCCAAAAACGGATTCAAAGATATCGGAAAAACCGCCGAAATCTTGAGCACCGCCGCCAAAGCCACCAAAACCGCCACCGCCTTGAAAGGCATCTTTGCCATAACGGTCATAGGCCGCTCTTTTTTGGGGATCTTTCAAGCAATCATAGGCTTCGGAAATCGCCTTAAAGCGTTCTTCTGCGTCACTATCACCCGGATTTCTATCGGGATGATAGCGCATCGCCAAACGACGATAAGAGGTTTTAATGGTTTTATCGTCGGCAGTGCGCTCGACTTCTAACAAACTATAATAATCTAACTCAGACACAAGGCTCCCCCACTTTCACAACCTTACCACCACCGATCACAGCTTACGCTTCAAAACCGATGGTGGTATTGTCGTGACAAGCCCTTATTTAGGCTGATCTTCGGGTCGCAATAACCAGATTATTTCTTATCTTGGTCATCTATTTCCTGAAATTCGGCATCAACAACATTGTCACCTTCGGCTTTTTCCGTTTCAGGTGTATCATGCCGTTCATTATTTGCCTGATCCTGCTCATAAAGAGCCTGACCTAATTTCATAGCAACCTGGCCTAAAGCCTGGGTTTTTTCGTTAATCTGGGCAACGTCTTCGCCTTCCAAAGCCGTCTTTACTGCAGCAACAGCAGCTTCGACTTCGGTTTTCAGAGCGGCATCAACCTTGTCACCCAATTCCGTTAACTGGCGTTCGGTCGTATGAACGAGGCTGTCACCATTATTTTTGGCTTCTGCCAGTTCACGACGATGCTTGTCATCTGCAGCAAATTTTTCTGCATCTTTGACCATCTTATCGATGTCGCCTTCAGATAAGCCACCCGATGCCTGAATACGGATCTGCTGTTCTTTACCGGTGCCTTTGTCCTTAGCAGACACATTAACGATACCGTTAGCGTCAATATCGAAGGTTACTTCGATCTGCGGAACACCACGCGGCGCAGGCGGAATACCAACAAGGTCAAACTGACCTAACAGCTTGTTGTCGGCTGCCATTTCACGTTCGCCTTGGAAAACGCGAATAGTCACAGCATTCTGGTTATCTTCAGCCGTTGAATAGACCTGCGACTTCTTCGTTGGAATCGTCGTGTTACGGTCAATCATACGGGTGAACACACCACCCAAGGTTTCAATACCAAGGGAGAGCGGCGTCACGTCAAGCAACAGAACGTCTTTAACATCGCCCTGAAGCACGCCTGCCTGAATGGCCGCACCCATGGCAACGACTTCATCCGGGTTCACGCCGGTATGCGGCTCTTTGCCAAAGAATTCTTTAACAACCTGACGAACCTTCGGCATACGGGTCATACCACCGACCATGACGACATCGTCAATGTCAGAGGCTTTAACACCTGCATCAGCCAAAGCTTTTTTCACGGGTTCCAAAGTGCGATCAATCAGATCAGCAACCAAGCGTTCCAGTTCGGCGCGAGAAATGGTTTTGACCAAATGCTTCGGGCCCGTGGCATCTGCGGTAATAAAGGGCAGATTGACTTCGGTCGTCTGAGCAGAAGACAATTCGATCTTGGCTTTTTCAGCAGCTTCTTTCAAACGCTGAAGAGCCAGGCGATCTTTAGTCAGATCAATGCCTTCGGCTTTTTTGAATTCTTCAGCAAGATAGCTAACGATTTTGGTGTCGAAATCTTCACCACCGAGGAAGGTGTCACCATTGGTGGCCTTCACTTCAAAAACGCCATCGCCGATTTCCAGAATGGAGATATCAAAGGTACCACCACCCAAGTCATAAACAGCAATCGTCTTACCATCATTCTTGTCGAGACCATAAGCCAAAGCAGCGGCTGTCGGTTCGTTGATGATACGGAGTACTTCAAGACCAGCGATCTTACCGGCATCTTTGGTTGCCTGACGCTGAGCATCGTTGAAGTAAGCCGGAACCGTAATAACCGCCTGATCAACGGTTTCACCGAGATAAGATTCTGCGGTTTCTTTCATTTTCTGAAGGATGAAAGCCGAAATCTGGGAAGGTGAATAATCCTGACCACCCGCTTTAACCCAAGCATCACCATTGCTACCGCGAACAATATGATAAGGGACTAATTCGGTATCACGCTTGGTTACCGGATCATCAAAACGGCGACCGATCAAACGTTTAACAGCGAAAATCGTGTTTTCAGAATTAGTAACAGCCTGACGTTTTGCGGGCTGACCGATCAAACGCTCACTGTCTTTGGTGAAAGCAACAATAGACGGCGTCGTGCGGGCACCTTCTGCGTTTTCAATAACCTTAGGCTGACCACCTTCCATAACAGCAACGCAGCTGTTGGTCGTACCTAAGTCAATACCTATAACTTTACCCATGTCCTACCTTCCTTCCCCAGGAATGACAAAATTTACTCTTCTAAAAATAAAAGCTTGCCCTTGGAACAAGTCTACATTGGGCGATATAAGAACGCTTTTTACAAGCGCAAGCCACTCACCCAAGACAGCTTCTTATTATTTTGATTTTTAAGGCTATTTTATCGCCTCAAGCAGCGTATATTGGTTTTTCAGATCCTAATATTCAATAAAAATAATCGAATTCTATTCTAGTCAGCTATGTTTCCAGTCGAGACAAGGCCAACCTTCTCTTTTGGCCAAGATTTCAAGACGGCGGCAAGGATTGATCGCAAAGGGTAAATCCACCCAACGGAATACCGGCGCATCGGAAACATGGTCGCTATAAAAACGGATATGGCAATCGGTGAGTTTTAAATCGACCGATGTCATCCATGCCAAAATCATTCGCAATTTTGCAGGGCCATAATTATTTTCTCCCTCAATACGGGCAATCAAATGACCATCATGACGAATACTGCTATTGGTCGCAATAACATCATCAAAACCCAATTTTCTGGCAATCAAACCCGCATAAAGGCGATAAGATGCCGTGGCCATAACCAACCGTCTTCCAGCTTGGTGATCGGCTTTTATAGCCGCAACAGCTCCGGGACGGATATTATCACGGATCGTTTTCTCAGCGAAACTCTCGGCCAAAGGCATGATATCATTGGGATCAACATGTATCCCTAAAAGCAAAGCATGGGATATCTCTTTCAAACGCCCCCGTGAAATCAGACGCATGATATAGGAAAGCATTGCCAAGGCGACCAAGGGAAGAAAGAGCAAACGCCACCTTTGCCGACGACAAGCCACATAAATTAAAAAGGGTGTCCATGTCGGCCGATAAGTAATCGTGCGATCCATATCATAAATAGCAAGTTCTATCGTCATAGCTCCCTTGGGGTAGGTAATGGGGTATCTCAAACTAAAACAAGATAATTACATAAAAATATACGATCTATTTTTTACAAATACCTTACCCTAACTGAGAATATCCGGCCTTAGATGGTATATCCGATTTAGGTTTCAAAATTTTTTCATTTTCTACGAAAAAACATTCTGTCTTCGCCGCAGTATCGTAGAACAGCATTTGCCATTTTTATCAGGAATGATCTAGATCTATATCTCTAGAAATTCCTGTTTCTGTCGATAAATCGCCGTTTTTTTATTTATCGGCCTTCATTCACAAATAAAAAGGATTGGACGAAATGGCTGATATAATCAATGCTTGCGAAGAGAAAATTTTAAAAATAGCTGCTGATTTTCCTATGCTGGATTATCTCACAGAATGGGCAAATATTAACAGCGGCTCTTATAACCAAGCGGGACTAGCCGTTATGGCAGAAAAGCTGAAACAGGCTTTTTCAATCCTTCCAGCTAAAATAGAGGAAGTAACACATCCCTCCCAGGCCATTATTTCTGCGGAAGGCGTCCCGCTTTCTCCTACAACAGCAACACATCTACATTTAACGATTCGTCCAGATGCGCCCTTACAACTCCTTTTTACAGGTCATTTCGATACTGTTTTTGGCAAAGATCACCCTTTCAACAAAGTAACTCGCTTGGATGAAGAAACAATTGGTGGTCCTGGCGTCGCCGATATGAAGGGCGGCTTGACTGTAATGCTGGCGGCACTCCAAGCCTTTGAAAATCATCCCAACAAAGACAAATTAGGCTATGAAATCGTTTTAAATAGCGATGAAGAAATAGGCTCTTCTTCCTCTGCTCCGCTACTGGCTCAATCTGCTAAAGGAAAAATCGCTGCTTTCACCTATGAACCGTCCACCCTACCAGATGGGACTTTTGCCAGTGCCCGACCAGGAAGTGGCAATTTTTCTATTGTTATAACTGGTCTGGCTGCCCATGCTGGACGGAATATAGATCAAGGGCGCAATGCGATCGTGGCGGCCGCCGATATGGCACTTCGCCTCAAATCAGCTAGTCAAAAAGGATTAACGGTTAATCCTGCCAAGATTGATGGCGGCGGGCCCAATAACATTGTTCCTGACAATGCGGTGTTACGGATTAATATCCGCCCTTCGACGCCTGAAAAAATGCAATTAGCTGAAAATCTTCTGAAAAAAACAATTGCAGATATTGCTCAAGACCATAGTGTAACAGTCAAAATTTATGGTCATTTCGGTCGTCCACCCAAAGCGATTAGCCAAAAAGGCAAAAATCTGATGGCGCTGGTTGAATCCAGCTGTCAAGATCTCGGATTAACCGCTCGCTGGCAAGAAACGGGGGGAGTCTGCGATGGCAATAATATTTCGGCAATGGATGTGCCCGTCATTGACACAATGGGGGTTCGGGGAGGCAATATCCATTCCCAAAAGGAGTTCATGATTATCAAAAGTCTTGAAGAACGGGCGCAGCTTTCTGCTCTCATTCTGACAGGACTTTTAAATATCGGGGGAATATGAGTTACAAAATTCGTCCAGCACGTGCCGGTGATGAACAATCGCTTTATGCCTTGGCACAATTAACAGGAGGTGGTTTTACGAATTTACCTCCTGATCTCAAGGCTTTAGAGGCAAAGATTGTTAGAAGTAACGAGGCTTTTTCTGAAACAGAAGATGCTGTCCGCGATCATGTCTATGTCTTGGTGCTCGAACATAGCGACAGTGGTCAAATCGTCGGAACAGCCCAGATTTTTGCCAAAGTTGGGGTCAAGCAACCTTTTTACAGCTATCGTCTCAGCCAGCTCACCAAGACCTCTCCAGAATTAGACCAACGCATCACAACACAGATGCTGACGCTAACAACTGATCTAGGCTCAGGACCTGTTAATTTCTTGAGTTGAGCGGGCTGTTGTGATTCACAGGTTTACCGATGGAGGTGAAGCTGTGAGTGACGTGTTTTTGCTGTCTGAGCACCAGATGGAACGGATTAAGCCGTTTTTTCCACTGGCGCATGGTGTGCCGCGTGTCGATGACCGTCGTGTCCTGAGCGGGATCGTTTACGTGATCCGCAACGGCCTTCAGTGGAAAGACGCCCCGAAAGCGTATGGCCCGCACAAGACTTTATACAACCGGTTTATCCGGTGGAGCCGCCTGGGTGTCTTTGACCGGATCTTCGTCGCCCTGACGGAGCAGGCAGGCCGTTCGAAGCGTCTGATGATCGATGCAACACATCTGAAAGCACACCGGACAGCGGCCTCCCTGCTCAAAAAGGGGCTTTTCCCCGCCATATCGGACGCACGAAAGGCGGACTGAACTCAAAGCTTCACGCTGTATGCGATAGTCAGGGCCGCCCTGTCCGGCTGCATCTGACCGCAGGTCAGGTCAGTGACTTCAAAGGCGCGGATGTTCTGCTGGCAAATCTGCCGGAAGAAACACAAGAAATTCTCGGGGACCGGGGATACGACAGTAATAAAATCAGACAGTCTCTCGCAGACCGGAATATCACCGCCTGTATTCCGCCGAAGAAGAACCGGAAATCAAAGCCGCCTTACGACTGGCATCTGTATAAAAAGCGTCACCTCATCGAAAATATGTTCGCAAAGCTCAAAGACTGGCGGCGTGTCGCAACACGATACGACCGGTGCGCTCACACATTCATGTCAGCAATCCATATCGCA
Encoded here:
- the dnaJ gene encoding molecular chaperone DnaJ — its product is MSELDYYSLLEVERTADDKTIKTSYRRLAMRYHPDRNPGDSDAEERFKAISEAYDCLKDPQKRAAYDRYGKDAFQGGGGFGGFGGGAQDFGGFSDIFESVFGEFMGGRGQARSSVQRGADLRYDLKISLEEAFKGKTVDIEIDVASVCDACHGSGAKAGSGRKTCDTCHGSGRIRVQQGFFVVEQSCPVCQGKGEVISDPCPECHGEGRCEKHKTLSVNIPAGVDDGTRIRLSGEGEAGVHGGPAGDLYIFIHVTPHQVFQRESYNLFAHVPISFTKAALGGSIHVPSLDGEQYEISIPAGIQSGKQLKRRGAGMPVLNGRGRGDLIIQIDVETPTRLTAKQRELLEQFRETETGEECPKSSGFFSKLKTILTGE
- the dnaK gene encoding molecular chaperone DnaK, translated to MGKVIGIDLGTTNSCVAVMEGGQPKVIENAEGARTTPSIVAFTKDSERLIGQPAKRQAVTNSENTIFAVKRLIGRRFDDPVTKRDTELVPYHIVRGSNGDAWVKAGGQDYSPSQISAFILQKMKETAESYLGETVDQAVITVPAYFNDAQRQATKDAGKIAGLEVLRIINEPTAAALAYGLDKNDGKTIAVYDLGGGTFDISILEIGDGVFEVKATNGDTFLGGEDFDTKIVSYLAEEFKKAEGIDLTKDRLALQRLKEAAEKAKIELSSAQTTEVNLPFITADATGPKHLVKTISRAELERLVADLIDRTLEPVKKALADAGVKASDIDDVVMVGGMTRMPKVRQVVKEFFGKEPHTGVNPDEVVAMGAAIQAGVLQGDVKDVLLLDVTPLSLGIETLGGVFTRMIDRNTTIPTKKSQVYSTAEDNQNAVTIRVFQGEREMAADNKLLGQFDLVGIPPAPRGVPQIEVTFDIDANGIVNVSAKDKGTGKEQQIRIQASGGLSEGDIDKMVKDAEKFAADDKHRRELAEAKNNGDSLVHTTERQLTELGDKVDAALKTEVEAAVAAVKTALEGEDVAQINEKTQALGQVAMKLGQALYEQDQANNERHDTPETEKAEGDNVVDAEFQEIDDQDKK
- a CDS encoding HAD family hydrolase — protein: MTIELAIYDMDRTITYRPTWTPFLIYVACRRQRWRLLFLPLVALAMLSYIMRLISRGRLKEISHALLLGIHVDPNDIMPLAESFAEKTIRDNIRPGAVAAIKADHQAGRRLVMATASYRLYAGLIARKLGFDDVIATNSSIRHDGHLIARIEGENNYGPAKLRMILAWMTSVDLKLTDCHIRFYSDHVSDAPVFRWVDLPFAINPCRRLEILAKREGWPCLDWKHS
- a CDS encoding hydrolase — translated: MADIINACEEKILKIAADFPMLDYLTEWANINSGSYNQAGLAVMAEKLKQAFSILPAKIEEVTHPSQAIISAEGVPLSPTTATHLHLTIRPDAPLQLLFTGHFDTVFGKDHPFNKVTRLDEETIGGPGVADMKGGLTVMLAALQAFENHPNKDKLGYEIVLNSDEEIGSSSSAPLLAQSAKGKIAAFTYEPSTLPDGTFASARPGSGNFSIVITGLAAHAGRNIDQGRNAIVAAADMALRLKSASQKGLTVNPAKIDGGGPNNIVPDNAVLRINIRPSTPEKMQLAENLLKKTIADIAQDHSVTVKIYGHFGRPPKAISQKGKNLMALVESSCQDLGLTARWQETGGVCDGNNISAMDVPVIDTMGVRGGNIHSQKEFMIIKSLEERAQLSALILTGLLNIGGI
- a CDS encoding arginine N-succinyltransferase, whose protein sequence is MSYKIRPARAGDEQSLYALAQLTGGGFTNLPPDLKALEAKIVRSNEAFSETEDAVRDHVYVLVLEHSDSGQIVGTAQIFAKVGVKQPFYSYRLSQLTKTSPELDQRITTQMLTLTTDLGSGPVNFLS
- a CDS encoding IS5 family transposase (programmed frameshift), coding for MSDVFLLSEHQMERIKPFFPLAHGVPRVDDRRVLSGIVYVIRNGLQWKDAPKAYGPHKTLYNRFIRWSRLGVFDRIFVALTEQAGRSKRLMIDATHLKAHRTAASLLKKGLFPRHIGRTKGGLNSKLHAVCDSQGRPVRLHLTAGQVSDFKGADVLLANLPEETQEILGDRGYDSNKIRQSLADRNITACIPPKKNRKSKPPYDWHLYKKRHLIENMFAKLKDWRRVATRYDRCAHTFMSAIHIAASFIFYLKE